The following are from one region of the Vibrio parahaemolyticus genome:
- the nadE gene encoding ammonia-dependent NAD(+) synthetase, with translation MEQSIRDEMRVLPSIDPHFEIKRRIAFIKRKLQEAGCKSLVLGISGGVDSTTLGRLAQLAVDQLNEETGSNDYQFIAVRLPYGEQKDEDEAQLALSFIKPTHSISVNIKQGVDGMHAASNVALEGTGLMPEDAAKVDFVKGNVKARARMIAQYEIAGYVGGLVLGTDHSAENITGFYTKFGDGACDLAPLFGLNKRQVREVAATLGAPEVLVKKVPTADLEELAPQKADEDALNLTYEQIDDFLEGKPVSQQVVDRLVSIYKATQHKRQPIPTIYD, from the coding sequence ATGGAACAATCCATCCGTGACGAAATGCGTGTATTGCCGTCAATTGACCCGCATTTCGAAATTAAACGCCGTATTGCTTTTATTAAGCGTAAGCTACAAGAAGCAGGTTGTAAGTCACTTGTGCTTGGCATCAGTGGCGGTGTTGACTCAACCACGTTAGGTCGCCTTGCCCAACTTGCTGTAGACCAACTTAACGAAGAAACTGGCAGCAACGATTACCAGTTTATCGCAGTACGTCTGCCTTACGGTGAGCAAAAAGACGAAGATGAAGCGCAATTGGCGTTGTCATTCATTAAACCTACGCATTCTATCTCTGTGAACATCAAACAAGGTGTTGATGGTATGCATGCCGCTTCTAATGTTGCACTAGAAGGCACAGGGCTAATGCCAGAAGACGCGGCAAAAGTAGACTTTGTAAAAGGTAACGTAAAGGCACGTGCTCGTATGATCGCTCAATACGAGATCGCTGGTTACGTCGGTGGCTTGGTGTTAGGTACTGACCACTCTGCAGAAAACATCACTGGTTTCTACACCAAATTTGGTGATGGCGCGTGTGACCTTGCCCCTCTATTTGGTTTGAACAAACGTCAAGTGCGCGAAGTAGCCGCAACGTTGGGCGCGCCAGAGGTGTTAGTGAAGAAAGTGCCAACCGCAGACCTAGAAGAACTGGCACCGCAGAAAGCAGATGAAGATGCACTAAACCTAACTTATGAGCAGATTGACGACTTCTTAGAAGGTAAGCCAGTTTCTCAACAAGTTGTCGATCGTTTGGTTTCGATTTACAAGGCAACTCAGCACAAGCGTCAGCCAATTCCAACGATTTACGACTAA
- a CDS encoding nicotinate-nicotinamide nucleotide adenylyltransferase, whose protein sequence is MKKIAIFGSAFNPPSLGHKSVIESLSHFDLVLLEPSIAHAWGKNMLDYPIRCKLVDAFIKDMGLSNVQRSDLEQALYQPGQSVTTYALLEKIQEIYPTADITFVIGPDNFFKFAKFYKAEEITERWTVMACPEKVKIRSTDIRNALVEGKDISTYTTPTVSELLLNEGLYRETLSGK, encoded by the coding sequence ATGAAAAAAATCGCCATTTTTGGTAGCGCATTTAACCCTCCTAGTTTAGGTCACAAGAGCGTTATTGAGTCTCTGAGCCACTTCGATCTCGTGCTACTCGAACCTAGCATTGCACATGCATGGGGCAAGAATATGTTGGATTACCCAATTCGGTGCAAACTGGTTGATGCCTTTATCAAGGACATGGGGCTTTCTAATGTTCAACGCTCAGACCTAGAGCAAGCTTTGTACCAACCGGGACAAAGTGTGACGACCTATGCGTTATTAGAAAAAATTCAAGAAATCTACCCAACTGCCGATATAACTTTTGTCATTGGTCCGGATAATTTCTTCAAATTTGCTAAATTTTATAAGGCGGAAGAAATTACGGAACGTTGGACTGTCATGGCGTGCCCAGAAAAAGTTAAAATCAGAAGTACGGATATCCGCAATGCACTCGTAGAAGGCAAAGATATCAGCACCTATACGACACCAACTGTCAGTGAACTGTTGCTCAACGAAGGCTTATATAGAGAAACATTATCTGGTAAATAA
- a CDS encoding 1-acyl-sn-glycerol-3-phosphate acyltransferase, whose translation MTANTDPYIEIRPYNDEEIPAALDRLIQDDEFITAILDHRFENKAKWFKTLMSPFLRIYLKAKWSKLDSVEAIQIEVKKYLQDTLNKTTDGVTFSGLDKLDKNTSYLFVSNHRDIAMDPALVNYGLYQSGHRTVRIAIGDNLLKKPCATELMRLNKSFIVKRSAKAPREMMKALGQLSGYIKHSLDTGNSIWIAQKEGRAKDGNDFTDPAILKMFHVEGRKQKVAFGEYMRSLKIVPVSIAYENDPCDIAKAKELFEKAENGRYEKGEFEDIESIIQGIVGYKGRVHVAFGDVVEQEFETPESLANEIDRQIHENYKLYPINLLAAGREDSSIITEAVKRQLADKLEQLPEGARPYLVASYANPVNNQD comes from the coding sequence ATGACTGCCAATACCGATCCTTATATTGAAATTCGTCCTTACAATGACGAAGAAATTCCAGCAGCGCTGGATCGTCTAATCCAAGATGATGAATTTATCACTGCGATTCTCGATCACCGTTTTGAAAACAAAGCGAAATGGTTCAAAACGCTCATGAGTCCGTTCCTTCGCATTTACCTAAAAGCGAAGTGGAGCAAACTTGACTCCGTAGAAGCGATCCAAATCGAGGTGAAAAAATACCTTCAAGATACGTTGAATAAGACAACGGATGGCGTCACGTTCTCTGGTTTAGACAAACTGGATAAAAACACCTCCTACTTATTCGTGTCTAACCATCGCGATATCGCAATGGATCCCGCTTTAGTTAATTACGGTTTGTACCAAAGTGGTCACCGCACTGTGCGTATTGCAATCGGCGATAATTTGCTGAAAAAACCGTGTGCGACAGAGCTGATGCGTTTGAACAAGAGCTTTATTGTTAAGCGTTCTGCAAAAGCGCCACGAGAGATGATGAAAGCGCTTGGACAGTTGTCTGGCTACATCAAACACTCGCTGGATACGGGCAACTCTATTTGGATTGCTCAAAAAGAAGGGCGCGCGAAAGACGGTAACGATTTTACAGATCCTGCGATCCTAAAAATGTTCCATGTTGAAGGTCGCAAGCAAAAGGTCGCGTTTGGTGAGTACATGCGCTCGTTAAAAATTGTGCCGGTCTCGATTGCTTACGAGAACGATCCATGTGACATCGCTAAGGCAAAAGAGCTATTTGAGAAAGCAGAAAACGGCCGTTATGAAAAAGGCGAGTTTGAAGACATCGAAAGCATCATCCAAGGCATTGTTGGTTACAAAGGTCGTGTTCATGTGGCATTTGGTGACGTGGTTGAGCAAGAGTTTGAAACGCCTGAATCGCTAGCGAATGAAATCGACCGTCAGATCCACGAGAACTATAAGTTGTATCCGATCAACTTGCTTGCTGCAGGTCGTGAAGATTCAAGCATTATCACAGAAGCGGTGAAACGTCAGCTTGCTGATAAGCTAGAACAGCTACCAGAAGGCGCAAGACCGTATCTTGTTGCGAGCTACGCTAACCCAGTAAATAACCAAGATTAG
- a CDS encoding YnjH family protein: MKFKRVSIFTLSAMVALLSGSVFAKSYSTPESKALVVADGKIGQRICYYEDKAYTVGAVIKVDDVLLVCSDENDYETNGSLKWVVLKQKK, encoded by the coding sequence ATGAAGTTTAAAAGAGTTTCTATTTTTACTCTGAGCGCCATGGTCGCGCTATTGTCTGGTTCAGTTTTTGCCAAATCTTACAGTACGCCGGAGTCAAAGGCTTTGGTGGTTGCTGATGGTAAAATAGGCCAGCGAATTTGTTACTACGAAGATAAAGCCTATACCGTTGGTGCGGTAATCAAAGTCGATGATGTGCTTTTGGTGTGCTCTGATGAAAACGACTACGAAACCAATGGGTCGTTAAAGTGGGTCGTGTTGAAGCAAAAGAAGTGA
- a CDS encoding YfcZ/YiiS family protein encodes MSVELEESQVCEACGCAGEIGFIIKEGDEVADVTIFAETKDALESELAKYIELAKSVCAGVEYNVSELTEESKELTARFKFEVSAEKLIFELKTRSLAR; translated from the coding sequence ATGAGTGTCGAATTAGAAGAAAGCCAAGTATGTGAAGCTTGTGGCTGTGCTGGTGAGATTGGTTTCATCATCAAAGAAGGCGACGAGGTTGCTGACGTAACGATTTTCGCAGAGACTAAAGATGCATTAGAGTCTGAGTTAGCGAAATACATCGAACTAGCTAAATCAGTCTGCGCTGGCGTTGAATACAATGTGTCAGAGCTGACAGAAGAATCTAAAGAGCTAACCGCTCGATTCAAGTTTGAAGTAAGTGCAGAAAAGCTTATTTTTGAACTGAAAACTCGCTCTCTAGCGCGTTAA
- a CDS encoding TetR/AcrR family transcriptional regulator, whose translation MPKRSKEDTEITIQKIMDAVVDQLLRLGYDKMSYTTLSQQTGVSRTGISHHFPKKTDFTAALDGRIFKMFIEHLEFEKGLDAFSQSWIKALEDSEFLAILRLLFHHIVTSESAHEFAANGIDRLYKMVESQFGSGGDKELEWLIGRSLIQMSK comes from the coding sequence ATGCCAAAGCGTAGTAAAGAAGATACCGAAATCACTATCCAGAAGATCATGGATGCCGTTGTTGATCAATTGCTAAGACTTGGTTACGACAAAATGTCGTACACGACGTTGAGTCAGCAGACAGGTGTATCGCGTACAGGTATTAGCCACCATTTTCCTAAGAAAACGGACTTCACCGCAGCACTAGATGGTCGTATCTTTAAAATGTTTATCGAACATCTAGAGTTCGAAAAAGGTTTAGATGCGTTTTCACAGAGCTGGATTAAAGCTTTAGAAGACTCTGAATTCTTAGCGATTTTACGACTACTATTCCATCACATTGTTACGTCTGAAAGCGCTCACGAATTTGCAGCAAATGGCATTGATCGTCTGTACAAGATGGTAGAAAGCCAGTTTGGCTCAGGTGGAGATAAAGAACTGGAATGGTTGATTGGACGCTCGCTGATTCAAATGAGCAAATAA
- a CDS encoding heme ABC transporter ATP-binding protein, which produces MNHVVLSGRNISMKYGHRVVLDNISIDIRAGEVTALLGPNGAGKSTLLKLLCGEIPSHNEIDYFGEPKEAWKPENIAKHLAMLPQHSTLTFPFLAREVVELGAIPLSLSNKETTELALHYMQKTDVLHLAESLYPALSGGEKQRLHLARVLTQLHQSGDKKILMLDEPTSALDLAHQHNTLKIAREAAKAQNAAVVVVLHDLNLASQYADRLVLLHNGKLVCDDNPWQALTPERIEQVYGYRSIVTKHPTLDFPQVHAAA; this is translated from the coding sequence ATGAATCACGTGGTTTTATCTGGCCGGAATATTTCAATGAAATACGGCCATCGAGTAGTACTTGATAACATCAGCATCGATATTCGTGCCGGCGAAGTGACGGCGTTATTGGGGCCAAACGGCGCGGGGAAAAGTACACTACTTAAACTTCTGTGTGGTGAGATTCCATCACACAACGAGATTGACTATTTTGGCGAGCCTAAAGAAGCCTGGAAACCTGAAAACATAGCAAAGCACCTCGCCATGTTGCCCCAGCACAGCACGCTCACTTTTCCATTTTTGGCACGAGAGGTGGTCGAACTCGGTGCGATCCCTTTGTCACTTTCAAACAAAGAAACGACTGAGCTTGCCCTACACTACATGCAAAAAACCGATGTTCTGCACTTAGCGGAAAGCTTGTACCCTGCCCTCTCAGGCGGAGAGAAGCAACGTTTGCACTTGGCTCGAGTGCTAACGCAACTGCATCAATCTGGTGACAAAAAGATTCTGATGTTGGACGAGCCTACGTCGGCACTGGATCTCGCCCACCAGCACAACACGCTTAAAATTGCTCGTGAGGCGGCAAAAGCGCAGAACGCTGCGGTGGTTGTCGTATTGCATGACTTGAACTTAGCCTCACAATACGCAGACCGACTTGTGTTGCTCCATAACGGCAAACTTGTATGCGATGACAACCCTTGGCAAGCCCTAACGCCCGAACGTATTGAACAAGTTTATGGGTATCGATCTATCGTGACAAAACACCCGACTCTGGACTTTCCTCAAGTCCACGCTGCGGCATAG
- a CDS encoding FecCD family ABC transporter permease yields the protein MLLRRIPLSTTLITLSGFLAFIAIASITVGPMNISFTDSLRGLIGAHSEQAPHIQLVINEIRLPRTILCMFIGAILAICGVVMQGLFRNPLAEPGIIGVSAGAALGGAFAIVVFAEFSQNHPQLMNLAALPLFAFLGGALTTVLVYWLGTNKFGTSVTIMLLAGVAISALSGAAIGFLNFSADDQMLRDLTLWSMGSLAGANWAGIGLASVTLVVLLFWFHKKAMSLNALLLGESEARHLGVPVQKLKRQLILLSAVGVGVTVSICGAIGFIGLVIPHLGRMLAGPDHRTLLPISALLGALLLTCADMIARVLLAPAELPVGIVTALIGAPFFIYLLFQQRGKIL from the coding sequence ATGCTGTTACGACGTATTCCTTTATCAACCACGCTGATTACGCTGTCTGGATTTTTAGCGTTTATCGCCATTGCTTCTATAACCGTCGGCCCGATGAACATCAGTTTCACAGACAGTCTGCGCGGCTTAATTGGCGCACATTCAGAGCAGGCACCACACATTCAACTCGTTATCAATGAGATACGCCTACCTCGTACGATTTTGTGTATGTTCATCGGCGCAATCCTCGCCATTTGTGGGGTGGTCATGCAAGGGCTTTTCCGAAACCCATTGGCAGAACCCGGCATTATCGGGGTTTCTGCTGGGGCGGCGCTGGGCGGCGCTTTTGCCATCGTCGTTTTTGCTGAGTTTAGCCAAAACCATCCTCAACTCATGAACTTAGCAGCGTTGCCATTATTTGCTTTTCTGGGCGGTGCTCTGACAACGGTGCTGGTGTACTGGCTCGGTACGAACAAGTTTGGTACGTCCGTCACGATCATGCTGCTCGCTGGCGTGGCGATCAGTGCACTTTCAGGTGCCGCGATCGGCTTTCTCAACTTTTCTGCGGATGACCAAATGCTGCGCGATTTAACGTTGTGGTCGATGGGTTCGCTTGCGGGTGCAAACTGGGCAGGCATTGGCTTAGCTTCTGTGACTCTCGTGGTGCTACTTTTCTGGTTTCACAAAAAAGCCATGTCTTTAAACGCATTATTGCTTGGTGAATCAGAAGCTCGCCACTTGGGCGTTCCAGTACAAAAATTGAAGCGTCAGCTCATTCTGCTTTCCGCCGTAGGCGTTGGTGTCACAGTAAGTATCTGCGGAGCAATCGGCTTTATCGGTTTGGTTATCCCACATCTCGGACGCATGCTAGCAGGCCCTGATCATCGCACACTGTTACCTATTTCGGCGTTGTTGGGAGCTTTATTGCTGACCTGTGCAGACATGATCGCACGAGTGTTATTGGCACCAGCCGAATTACCTGTCGGAATCGTAACTGCGCTCATCGGTGCGCCATTTTTCATCTACTTACTGTTCCAGCAAAGAGGGAAGATTCTGTAA